ACAAGATTCTCAAtaattgatttttctcatttctgtataGGGAACTTGTCTACAGCATGGATCTGGGTTGTGGCTGAATTAGATATTCTGTGTAGTTGACACACTGTTTCCCAAGAACCACTTCCTTTTTAGgcctttttgctttctcttcacTTATCCCACTGTTACCACAAGTTAGCTTTTGTTTTGAGGCCTTGCCTTCACCAGCTCCCATGAGAGGAACAAAATCATTCTGAATATTCTGGAACTAGAGAACCAGCCTCACTGAGATGTATCTGCTAGGCAGAAGAGCAAGCCCCGCCACCTTGACTGGAAGACTATTCCTTCCCTCCCACAAGCCCCACAGTGTGGTTCCCCTCTGTGTTCCCTCTCTGTCTATACCCACTGTGATAACAGGTGAACTGCagggcatacttttttttttttttttaagacagggtttcaccatgttggccaccacacccagccagggcatacttttttattgaatgaattaattaaaaatggaagctagaccaggcacagtggctcatgcctataatcccagcactttgggaggccgaggtgggcagatcacctgaggtcagaagttcaagagcagcctgaccaacatggaggaaccccatctgtactaaaaatacaaaataagcaggatgtggtggcgcatgcctgtaatcccagctactagggaggctgaggcaggagagttgcttgaacccagaaggcagaggttgcagtgagctgagattgtgccatcgcactccagcctaggcaaccagagcaacactccatctcaaaaaataaattagccgggcgcggtggctcaagcctgtaatcccagcactttgggaggctgaggcgggtggatcacgaggtcaggagatcgagaccatcctggtcaacatggtgaaacctcgtctctactaaaaatacaaaaaattagctgggcatggtggcgcgtgcctgtaatcccagctactcaggaggctgaggcaggagaattgcctgaacccaggaggcggaggttgtggtgagccgagatcacgccattgcactccagcctgggtaacaagagcgaaactccgtctcaaaaataattaattaattaattaattaataaaaatggaagctgggccaggttcagtggctcatacctgtaatcccagcagtttgggaggctgaggtgggccaatcacgaggtcaggagttcgagaccttgtctctaataagaatacaaaaattagcctggcatggtggtacgtgcctgtaatcccagctactcaggagactgaggcaggagaattgcttgaacccaggaggctgaggttgcagtaagccaagatcgcaccactgtacttcaacctgggtgacagagcaggactccatcttgagaaaaacaactttagctggacatggtggcatgagcctgtactcccagctactcaggaggctgaggaaggagaatcgcttgaacccaggagatgaaagttgcagtgagtcaagatcgcgtcgctgtacttcagcctgtctacagcgagactccctctcaaaataaaaaatctaaaaaatgggACGTAAGGGCAGGGAGAACTTCTCTCTCATTGGTGTGTAACCTTGGCACCAGGCACCCAACAGTACGCGTTGTCAAGTATCAGAGCAGGTAAAGGACAAAAGGTGCTATCAGTGGGCTGGGGAGTAGACAGACCCAAGAACCAACTGACTGGCGGTGGTTTCCTTTGCTCCCCAGGGGGCTGTTGTGGTTCCGACTATAAACAGTACGTGTTTGgcggctgggcctgggcctggtggtgtattTCCGACACTCAGAGGTAAGCACCTGGGGGCTCTAGAACTTGTCATAGAGTGGGCCAGGGAAAGAGGGACTTTTAGCATTCTTCTGCTTTACCCCAAGGGTCAGCTAGAATATCTACCATTTCCACATTCCATTCTGGTGGGTGGGGCTTTCTAAGAAGCAGGTGAGATGGATTGGGCAGGGATGCAGGAGACATGTATCAGGAAAGTCTGTCATGGGTGCTCCCTTCTTACTGGGTGTTCTTTCTTCCACCGGAGGCGGCATTACTTCTGTCACAGAGAACTCAGGATGATGCCCAGGCAGAATCTTGATTTCCTAATCGTAGCTCAaagttatttaagaaatctttattATTTGCCCAGCTTGGCGTGGGCATATGAAGAGAGGAAAACCAGGAGAGACCCCATGCACACCCTTACCTATGTAGGCCCTGGAGTAATCCAGGCAGGGACTACGTGGCAGAGAATGGATATATAGTCAGAAGTGGTTCTGTGACAGTGATGAATTAGAGACAGGGATGGGGACCTAACGACTTCgtgctggggtggggggcaagaCAGGTCTAGACCTCCTAAATCAGTCTGGAAAGACTTACTAGAGGAAGTGAGTTTTCAGCTCCCCAGAGGGCCCACCATTCAGCTCTACCTGCTGCTGCCTGCAGAGCCCAGGGCAGGGCCAGACCTGGCCTCTCCTGTCACCTCATCTCCCACCCAGCAGATGAGCCATGCCAGCTACCTTTCCAGGATCACCCACTTTCTGATTATGGGAGGTAGAGAGGAGGAGCAGACCCATCGAAACCAGGACCCAGGCAACAAGGGCAGCAGAGCTGTGGGCATGTTGCAAGGGGGTCAGTCACCCCACAGGGGAAATCATGGAGATTCCAGCGGAAACCCCCTCTGCCTAGCCCCCACCCATCAGCAGCTCATGTCTGCACTGAGCTGCTAGTGCTTGAGGCTCCTGGGAGCCTGAGGACATCTGCTAGGGTTAGGGGAATGGGAAGCATGGCACAACAGATTAACTTCACTGGTTCACAGTAACTGCTGTACTCTTCCACCTCTCCCCCGACTTTACCCGACCGGAGGTGAGTAATATCCAAGGCTCAGATTGTCACAGTAATCAATAGTGGCCATAGCCTCCACTTGAGAGGATCTGAGTAGGCCAGTGGCCTGTCAGAAGCCATGGGGAGCCCTCTCCAGACACACCACCACCCCACACACTGTGCAGTACCAGCACAACAGAGTGTCTTGTCCAGATGCCTCGACCTGCAGCCAGGCCCACCTGTCCTGTGTGGGCAGCCACTGCTAGGGCAAGTCCCCTGCAgccctttctccatcttcttggtcctctgctctcccttcttGCTCCAGGGAGCAGAGCCAGGACAGAAGGGCTGAGCCTTTCTGACAGCAGGTTTGGAAGTTAGAGGTAAGGGACCTTATATCTCTTCCCAGGACACCGACCTCACACCCAGGATCCACATCCTCCCTGTGGTCCCACTGACTGGGTAGTCTGAGCCAGTAGTCCTTCCCCTCTTATCCCCTTTTCTGGGGGTCAGCTCCTTCCCCATTCCCTAGCCTGTTTGGGGGATATCTCCACAGGCTGGGGCCTTTATGTCCCTAGGCTTTCAGGAGCCTCTCAGGTCAGAGTAGAGGCTTCTAATAGCCTAGATACTCAGCCTCCTTCTCGAGGTCCTTTCTGCAGCTGTCACGTGCCTTGGGGTCAGCCATTCTTCTTACAGGCTCAGTGACCTGTCCTGCTGCACTTTGCTGCTACATCCTATACTATCCCAAGGCCCTGATGTGGGCAGCTCTCTCTTCCTTACCTGAGCAATTCTCTACCCTTGGCATCTGAACTGcagcctcccttcttccctccctgctaCCCTTCGTCCCTCCCTCTCCctatttccctttctccttccccagaAGAGAGCTTGGTAGGTTCCTGTCTGAGCCAGGTCAAGAGTCCTCTCAGGCCCAAGAATGCTAGTGTTAGAGGCTCGAATAAAGGCAACCTTTGCATGTCTGCATGGCCAGAGCCCCAGGGCTGGCACTGGGGATAGCCCTCCCAGGATTGAGATGGGGGCTGCGCATCGCCTGCTGCTCCTCCTCATCCCCTCCACCTGCTTCTGCCCCTTCACCCTTGGCCTctgtcctctcttccttcctctgattTAGGGAAACTTTCCACACTGTCTACAGCCTGGCCTCTGCCTAGACAGCCACCCTCCACACACTGCCTAGGGAGGCCCAGCCAGAATGAGCCGGGGAGCTTTGAGGCACCTTGATTTCTTTGCCAATAATCTCTCTGCCCCTGGCCAACTTTGGAAGTTCCCAATTAAATGTCTCCCCTATCTCCTGTTGTCCCTGAGTTTTCCGGCAGGAGCACACTTTCTCCCCCAGCCTTCCTTGACCCCCACATCAGAACATCCAATTTTTCGTTGGGCTTTTCTGGCCTCGCCTTGCCTTCTTAGTGATAGATAGTGCGTACCTGGTGGATTCAGCGTTTGCTAAAGCTCAGGAGTCCCCAGAATAGCCTCCCACTCCCAATTTCTGGAAACACAGGTTTACCTGTGTGAAGACAGTGGGGACTAAGGGTCAGTCCCCCAGGTTGTGACAGGATCCCTGGGAAAGCGAGGTGGCCGGCAACCTGGGTGCCCTGTGCTTAAGCCTCCCAACCTCATGCTGCAGGCATCTTCCCCAGCCCAGCAGCTCCTCACTGGAAGGGTTTGGGGACTAGAGAAGAGACCCAGAGGCCTCAGGCCAGCATGGGGGTCTCTGCTTTCCTGCAGCCCTCGGCTGAGCTGCAGTTGGGGGTTGGATTACTGACAGCATGTCTGCCCCCCAGGCGTCAGGCATCAGTGCTTGTCTGGTAACTACTGTGTGTGTTTGCTgtgtcccctcctccccttcctgtcCCTACCTCTTCCCAACCCCTGGCTGCTCCTCAGACTGTCTCTGGAGGTTATGACCATCCTGTGTCGCTGTGAGAATATTGAGACGTCGGAGGGGGTTCCACTATTCGTAACAGGGGTTGCACAGGTAATAACCCACCTGCTTCCTCCTCCATGCCTAACCTTCTCTCTTCCTGCCCTGCGGGGCCTGGCAGACAGGAGCCGATGAAGTCCCCTCCTAAGAATTctgcctttctccctctcctcttttctctcctccgCTGCCCTGGGTGCCAGGATGGATCCCAGTAGATCCCCGGGTCCCTTGCCCTTGCCCATTGGACTGCAAGCAGGGAAAGAGTGAGGGATTCTGGAAGCTCTGCCAAGTCTGCCAGTGAGTGTCCCAGGGTGCCAAGCGTTCATTACCATGCAGCCGTAGCTGGTGAAATCTATTCTTGGACTTGGGTGTTAAGTAGCTCCAAATGTTTACTCTGTCATATGTGGGTTCCCCTCTTTATTGCTTCATTCACCAGCTCTCTACTGAGCACCTTCTCAGTTCAAGGCACATGGACTGCAGGAGTGAACGTCAAAAACTCCTGCCCCCTCAGAGCCCATGTGCCAGCTGGTTCCCAGGCTGGAAGAGGGCTGAACAGCATCTTCCTCATCCCCTCCCTCTGCATTAAATTACCCATCAACCTGCTTAGGCAAAAATATCATATCACCACTCCCTTCTTCACCCATCCTGCCGTTTCCAATGGGGAAGGGGACCATCCCCATCTCATTAGCCCTTGTAGCCATGGGAGATACAGAGGCCTGAGAGGCTCAGAGCACCTTGTGTGGAAGGGATAGGGTCCAGGCCTCCCTCAACACCCCATTTGATGCAGTCCTGTCCCCCTCCAAACCCACTCTTATACTTGAAACATCTGCAAATGCCCAGATTCCTTTTAAGCTGGGTGACTGTGGACTCTTGAGGAATCAGATTACCTGGCCAGAACAACTCTTTCCAGGGTTAACACTCCTTGGCCAAGAGGCTCTAGTGGGACCTCAGTCTACATTCCCCACGTGACCCACCTGGGCCTAATACCAGAGGTGGGTTTCAAGTCAAAGACTACAGCCAGGTGGAGGGACCAGGCAGGTCTTCCCTGGCAAGGGGCAGGTCAGGATTACTTCCATCTTGGCCCAGCAGTGGGCATACTCCCAGGATGCCAGGCAATCAGGCAGAGCTTTCCAGGCAGCTTCCTGGGGCACCCTGGCGTGCTGAGTAGACCAAGGAATGGGTCAGGGCTTCTGTGGGAGGCTCAGATGGCATCCACGCTGGCCTGCAGGGCCGGGAGGACCAGCACTGACTTACTATCCTAGAACATACACACAACTACACCTGGATTCTCCCCTGCCAACAGCCCGGACCACCCATGGCCActtctttccacttagtttttCTCACTATTCCATCCAGGCTGACTTGAGCAGAgggtgtgtgcacatacacagcccacttctgctccttctcctggggCTACCTGCACCTACGCTCCCCCCCAGCCCACTTCCTTCTCAGACACTCGCATCTACAGCCCCTTGGAGAGTCCTCCCTCCACCCTTTTCACCAGGACCCAGCTGGAGCCGTGAGGTACTAGACTCTTTCCCAACActgccaggccctgggccccCAGACCCATGCCCCTGTTTTGCATTTCTTGGCAGGATTTCCCTAGAGATTATGACGTTGCAGCCCCGCTGCGAGGACGTAGAGACGGCCGAGGGGGTAGCTTTAACTGTGACGGGTGTCGCCCAGGTATAGTAACTCAGCAGCCCCGCGCATGTCCATTGAGCTGCCTGGTCCCGTACTCGGGTtcggggggaggaggagaggacgGCAGCCAGGGGCAGTCTCTCTCCAGCGTCCCAGCCCCGGCAAGTCCCACAAGAGAGGGTGAGTCAGGTCATCGCCACTGGAACTTGCTCACCCGGCCCTTTTGGCCACCCAGCAGGACTAACAGACACCCCTTCTTTCCTCAGCGGGCCCGCGAAGGACAGAACCAGTGCTGAGGGCTCCTGGCTCACTAACCCCACCCTCATTCTTTGCAGGTGTTGGAAATGCCAAGCCCCAGAATCCAGGCCTTCCTTGTTCCCTGGGTACAGGGTGGGCGGGGTGGGGCCCAGAGAGAGAGGCCATGTGAGGCAGAGGAGCTCTGGactctgggagttggaggctgtgtCATATTCCCAGCTGGGGGACTAGGTGGGGGCTTCCTACCCTGATCCACCTCTCAGCTTCACAGGGCAGCGAGGTTCAGCCATGCTGTAGGCCTTGGCGAGGGGTTGGCTGAGTACCTCAAAAAGCAGAGGCACCCTTGGTCGCATCCCCCAACCCTCTCCTGCCCTGTCTAggctctttccttctctgtctgtGTCCCTATTGCTCATTCTCCTCGTCATACTCGCTGCCCCTCAGCGCAAGGGTCTCCCATGTGTTGGAAGCCTGCAAAGGAGGAATTGGCTGGTGAGGGAACAGagctggaggggtggggagacAAGCCCCAAATGCCCAGGAGAGGCTGTGGCGGGGCCTGGGGCTGCCAGTGCAGTGAAGTATTAGGAAGCTCTTGTGCTGCTGTCTCCCTACTAGAGGCCTCAGACAGATTCCAGCCCCCAGGGCCTCCAGGTCtgaaaaaaggagggaaaggggTACAGCCACCACCCTGCCTACCTCTGGGTCTGGGGCCTCCGTCTgcctcactccagcctgactgaagCGCCTCTGTCATCACTGGCAGGTGAAGATCATGACGGAGAAGGAACTCCTGGCTGTGGCTTGTGAGCAGTTTCTGGGTAAGAACGTGCAGGACATCAAAAACGTCGTCCTGCAGACCCTGGAGGGACATCTGCGCTCCATCCTCGGTGAGACCCTATCCAGCCTTTGAGGAGCTTCATGGGGTTCCTaagccagggcagggaggggtgcagggctgggcagggggccTCTTTCACTGGGGTTTCAAGGTAAAACATTTTTCCtcaagtatttcattttaaaacttcaggTGACTTGAGTGGAGAGGCCATTGGGGTGGGATGGGCCTAGGGGACTGTCAGTCTGCTTAGGAACCTGGTGCTGCTTGGGATGCTTCTCGTCCAGCCTGGACTCTGCAGCAGGAGGCTCAATGTTAAATGCTGTTGAGAAGATACTCCAGGAAGTCCCAGCTCAGACCGCAGCACCCCTGCATGCACCCAACCTCTCCATGCatgcctcctcccttccccagcgGGCTGGGTCCCTGGGGAACCAGCCCCTGATCCCTCTGCCCCCAGGGACTCTGACAGTGGAGCAGATTTATCAGGACCGGGACCAGTTTGCCAAGCTGGTGCGTGAGGTGGCAGCCCCTGACGTTGGCCGCATGGGCATTGAGATCCTCAGCTTCACCATCAAGGTACGGTGTGATGGGAAGCTGTATCTCCTGGTGTCCATCTGGGAGAAGGTGGCTTGGCTAGAGGAGCACCTTTGTGCCTCTGGCTGCTCTTTGAGCTTATGAAAGCCTTTTTCCTCCCCAGGACGTGTATGATAAAGTGGACTATCTGAGCTCCCTGGGCAAGACACAGACTGCTGTGGTACAGAGAGATGCTGACATCGGCGTGGCCGAGGCTGAACGGGACGCAGGCATCCGGGTCCGTGGGTTCAAGGATGGGAAGCTCAGGGATGATAGGACCATGCTCACTTAGGGGAACTCTACTCACTTGCACCTTCTGCCCCTAGGAAGCTGAGTGCAAGAAGGAGATGCTGGATGTAAAGTTCATGGCAGACACCAAGATTGCTGACTCTAAGCGAGCCTTTGAGCTGCAAAAGTCGGCCTTCAGTGAGGAGGTTAACATCAAGGTGAGCAGCCTGAGGGCATCCTGGGTTGGGGCTCAGGGATCAGGACTTGGTGACCAGCTTCTAATGTACCAGTCACCCTCTTGCCACAGACAGCCGAGGCCCAGTTGGCCTACGAGCTGCAGGGGGCCCGTGAGCAGCAGAAGATCCGGCAGGAAGAGATTGAGATTGAGGTTGTGCAGCGCAAGAAGCAGATTGACGTGGAGGCGCAGGAGATCCTGCGCACGGACAAGGAGCTCATCGCTACGGTGCGCCGGCCCGCCGAGGCCGAGGCCCACCGGATTCAGCAGATTGCCGAGGGTG
This is a stretch of genomic DNA from Saimiri boliviensis isolate mSaiBol1 chromosome 17, mSaiBol1.pri, whole genome shotgun sequence. It encodes these proteins:
- the FLOT2 gene encoding flotillin-2 isoform X1 produces the protein MGNCHTVGPNEALVVSGGCCGSDYKQYVFGGWAWAWWCISDTQRISLEIMTLQPRCEDVETAEGVALTVTGVAQVKIMTEKELLAVACEQFLGKNVQDIKNVVLQTLEGHLRSILGTLTVEQIYQDRDQFAKLVREVAAPDVGRMGIEILSFTIKDVYDKVDYLSSLGKTQTAVVQRDADIGVAEAERDAGIREAECKKEMLDVKFMADTKIADSKRAFELQKSAFSEEVNIKTAEAQLAYELQGAREQQKIRQEEIEIEVVQRKKQIDVEAQEILRTDKELIATVRRPAEAEAHRIQQIAEGEKVKQVLLAQAEAEKIRKIGEAEAAVIEAMGKAEAERMKLKAEAYQKYGDAAKMALVLEALPQIAAKIAAPLTKVDEIVVLSGDNSKVTSEVNRLLAELPASVHALTGVDLSKIPLIKKATGVQV
- the FLOT2 gene encoding flotillin-2 isoform X2 yields the protein MGNCHTVGPNEALVVSGGCCGSDYKQYVFGGWAWAWWCISDTQRLSLEVMTILCRCENIETSEGVPLFVTGVAQVKIMTEKELLAVACEQFLGKNVQDIKNVVLQTLEGHLRSILGTLTVEQIYQDRDQFAKLVREVAAPDVGRMGIEILSFTIKDVYDKVDYLSSLGKTQTAVVQRDADIGVAEAERDAGIREAECKKEMLDVKFMADTKIADSKRAFELQKSAFSEEVNIKTAEAQLAYELQGAREQQKIRQEEIEIEVVQRKKQIDVEAQEILRTDKELIATVRRPAEAEAHRIQQIAEGEKVKQVLLAQAEAEKIRKIGEAEAAVIEAMGKAEAERMKLKAEAYQKYGDAAKMALVLEALPQIAAKIAAPLTKVDEIVVLSGDNSKVTSEVNRLLAELPASVHALTGVDLSKIPLIKKATGVQV
- the FLOT2 gene encoding flotillin-2 isoform X3 gives rise to the protein MTLQPRCEDVETAEGVALTVTGVAQVKIMTEKELLAVACEQFLGKNVQDIKNVVLQTLEGHLRSILGTLTVEQIYQDRDQFAKLVREVAAPDVGRMGIEILSFTIKDVYDKVDYLSSLGKTQTAVVQRDADIGVAEAERDAGIREAECKKEMLDVKFMADTKIADSKRAFELQKSAFSEEVNIKTAEAQLAYELQGAREQQKIRQEEIEIEVVQRKKQIDVEAQEILRTDKELIATVRRPAEAEAHRIQQIAEGEKVKQVLLAQAEAEKIRKIGEAEAAVIEAMGKAEAERMKLKAEAYQKYGDAAKMALVLEALPQIAAKIAAPLTKVDEIVVLSGDNSKVTSEVNRLLAELPASVHALTGVDLSKIPLIKKATGVQV
- the FLOT2 gene encoding flotillin-2 isoform X4 translates to MTEKELLAVACEQFLGKNVQDIKNVVLQTLEGHLRSILGTLTVEQIYQDRDQFAKLVREVAAPDVGRMGIEILSFTIKDVYDKVDYLSSLGKTQTAVVQRDADIGVAEAERDAGIREAECKKEMLDVKFMADTKIADSKRAFELQKSAFSEEVNIKTAEAQLAYELQGAREQQKIRQEEIEIEVVQRKKQIDVEAQEILRTDKELIATVRRPAEAEAHRIQQIAEGEKVKQVLLAQAEAEKIRKIGEAEAAVIEAMGKAEAERMKLKAEAYQKYGDAAKMALVLEALPQIAAKIAAPLTKVDEIVVLSGDNSKVTSEVNRLLAELPASVHALTGVDLSKIPLIKKATGVQV